The nucleotide window CATCGCGCAGTTCGCGCGCGAGATCGCCGAGGAAGCCACGCTGGCCGATTGCGTCGAACCCAGCGATGCAGGCATCGGCTTCGCCTGCAAGACGCCAGCGACCACGGATGCCAAGGCGCTCACGAGCCTCGCCCGCGCGGTACTGCTCCTGTTGCATGCCCTGAGCGGTGCGCGCACGACGCTGGCAGGGCTGGACGGTGACCTCGCACCGCTGCTGCGCGGTGGTGGCCAACACACGCGATTGAGCGATGCAGGCCTGGTCAAGCTGTTCCGACTGCTGCGCCTGGCGCGCCGGCTGCTGGACCTGGAATCCAGCGCCGCCGACGGTGGTGGCTGAGCCGGCAGGAGGCGCGCATGTCAGGACCGAACCCCCTGAACCAAGCTGTCATCGCCCAGGCACTGCACGACCTGCGCAACGGACAGTTGCGCCGCTGCAAGGCAATGGGCTTCGGTGACGAAGAGCTGGAAGCGCTCAAGCACCCGGCCCTGGTCAGCGTCCTGATGAATGCCGCGGTATCGTGGTGTTCCGTGTCGGTCAACCGCGAGGTGCTGCAGCGGCTGGTGAACCAGGTCCACGACGTGGAGCAGGAGATCGCCACGGTCGACCGCATGCTGCGCCTGGGCGCCAGCACGGAAATGGTGAGCCACTTCTACGGCCTCACGCACCAGGAGGTGGCGCTGCGGCGGGACATCCTGGGCCTGCCCAAGCGCAAGGGGCGCTATCCGGTGCTCGATGAGGCGCAGGACGCGGCCTTGTGGAAGCGATGGAAGGCCGGCATCACGGAGCACGGCATCGCTCTGGACAACGACACCGCCATGCTGGCCTTGGCCATGGATCTGTCCGAAACCATGAGCCTGCCCATGTCGGTGGTCTGGGCGGCGATACGGAACTGGATCGACCAAGGACTGGTGTAGGCCATGGCGACGGACCCGGCTCCCCGGCGCCATGGCCCCGTTACCCTGTCGTCGGTGTTCGACGAGGCGCTCGAGCATCTGACCCCCGAGCCGGGCCCCATGCCACCGCCACCGGGCGACGGCTTCCTCTACAGGGGCAACCGCCACGAGAGCGTGCCCCGTGCGCTGTTCCTCGACCGGCGCCTGACGCCGCTGGAACGCAACGCCTGGCAAGTCTTCCGCCTGCAACTCAACGACGACGGCGTGACGGCCTTCCCTACCTATGACCAGTTGCGGCCCTATCTGGCCTCCATGCCCTGCGCGGCACAGGCCTCACACGAGACCGTGGCGCGGGCCTTGACGCTGCTGCGGCTGACGCGCTGGCTCAGCCTGGTCCGGCGCCGGCGCGATGCCAAGACTGGCCGCATCCTGGGCAACCTCTACGTGCTGCACGACGAGCCACTGACGCCCTTCGAAGCGATGCAGTTGGACCCGGACTACCTCGGCCTAGTCAGCCAGGCGCTCACCCATGCCGCCAAGGCGGTGCAGGTCGTGGGCGCGAACACGCTGCGCGAGATCGCCGAAGACCCCTTGCTCAACGGCCGCACGCTGCCGACGCGCCT belongs to Acidovorax sp. YS12 and includes:
- a CDS encoding DUF2857 domain-containing protein, with product MSGPNPLNQAVIAQALHDLRNGQLRRCKAMGFGDEELEALKHPALVSVLMNAAVSWCSVSVNREVLQRLVNQVHDVEQEIATVDRMLRLGASTEMVSHFYGLTHQEVALRRDILGLPKRKGRYPVLDEAQDAALWKRWKAGITEHGIALDNDTAMLALAMDLSETMSLPMSVVWAAIRNWIDQGLV